A window of the Helianthus annuus cultivar XRQ/B chromosome 4, HanXRQr2.0-SUNRISE, whole genome shotgun sequence genome harbors these coding sequences:
- the LOC110935486 gene encoding uncharacterized protein LOC110935486: MYQLWFHRLSSFRQITSFLPMPGVINRFAVIFADALLSLYFRYCGLSKSVVDLDDNQTTMHIWTPTNRYCNKPNLVLIHGFGGNSKWQFLFQVRELSRDFNVYIPDLVFFGESYSLKPDRSVRFQANCVCNGMKKMKVDKFSVYAISYGGFVGYRMAEMHEDMVEKMVIVSSGIVCKYDRKLEHVEKIGRSVVDLLVAKTPEDLRMLCRISIHKYDVGRWIPDCFLWGFIHSECCRKEKEELVEELLREKHEVDVPILAQETLLIWGENDTVFPLDWAYQLQRHLGGKSKLEIIRNVGHAVNFEAPYSLNRYITSFVLGCA; encoded by the exons ATGTATCAACTTTGGTTTCACCGTCTTTCCTCCTTCCGGCAAATCACCTCATTCCTACCAATGCCCGGCGTTATTAACCGTTTCGCCGTCATCTTCGCCGACGCACTTTTATCACTCTACTTCCGCTACTGCGGCCTCTCAAAATCCGTCGTCGATCTCGACGACAACCAAACCACAATGCATATCTGGACCCCCACTAACCGGTACTGTAACAAACCAAACCTCGTCCTTATTCACGGATTCGGCGGGAACTCCAAGTGGCAGTTCCTTTTTCAG GTACGTGAGTTATCACGCGATTTCAACGTGTACATTCCAGATCTTGTATTCTTCGGTGAATCATACTCTCTAAAACCGGACCGTAGCGTTAGGTTCCAAGCGAACTGTGTGTGCAACggaatgaagaagatgaaggttgaTAAGTTCTCGGTTTACGCAATAAGTTACGGCGGATTTGTAGGTTACCGGATGGCGGAAATGCATGAAGATATGGTGGAGAAAATGGTGATTGTGAGTAGCGGAATTGTGTGTAAATATGATCGGAAGCTGGAGCATGTGGAGAAGATAGGGCGGAGTGTGGTGGATCTGCTGGTGGCGAAGACGCCGGAGGATTTGCGGATGTTGTGTCGGATTTCGATTCATAAGTATGATGTTGGCAGGTGGATTCCGGATTGTTTTCTTTGGGGATTTATTCAT AGTGAATGTTgcagaaaggagaaagaagaattGGTGGAGGAATTGCTCAGGGAGAAACATGAGGTTGATGTGCCTATTCTTGCACAG GAAACGCTTCTAATATGGGGTGAAAACGACACGGTCTTTCCTCTTGATTGGGCATATCAGCTACAAAG GCATTTGGGTGGAAAATCAAAGTTAGAGATAATTAGGAATGTAGGACATGCTGTAAATTTTGAAGCTCCATATTCATTGAATCGATACATCACATCTTTCGTATTAGGTTGCGCCTAG
- the LOC110935485 gene encoding sulfated surface glycoprotein 185-like translates to MKSPSSIFVFSYLVVLFSLSAHSQQDIPPPPPSPPLPPPPPPSPQLVPPPPPSPSSPPLVPPPPPPPSPPYLPPPPPPPPPASPPPPRKVRHPPGPRNTMGTKPRRHRPPPPPPKKHNFGKTLGFIFVGLAAILQICVVTFLFIKRHHLIKTHK, encoded by the coding sequence ATGAAATCCCCTTCTTCTATCTTCGTTTTTTCCTACCTTGTTGTACTATTTTCTCTATCTGCTCATTCCCAACAAGATATTCCACCACCGCCGCCCTCACCGCCACTTCCGCCGCCGCCGCCGCCTTCACCTCAACTTGTTCCACCGCCTCCGCCGTCGCCGTCATCACCTCCACttgttccaccaccaccaccgccgccttCACCTCCATatctgccaccaccaccgccgccgccgccgccggCATCTCCACCGCCGCCAAGAAAAGTACGACATCCTCCGGGTCCAAGGAACACGATGGGAACAAAACCTAGGAGACACCGACCACCGCCGCCACCGCCGAAAAAACATAACTTCGGGAAAACACTTGGATTTATATTTGTGGGTTTAGCGGCGATCTTACAGATTTGTGTGGTGACTTTTTTGTTCATCAAAAGACATCATTTGATCAAGACCCACAAATGA
- the LOC118491295 gene encoding uncharacterized protein LOC118491295: MNYLAINIRGTRSAEKPLWISKLVKENRISFLCMQETQVSNVDEITIGRFWGKPDMECETVDSRGRSGGLVSVWDPGVFTKQDVIKHDSFLLVGGVIAGSRERINVVNVYAPCDVIRRRTLWNELKELKDNNTSGLWIMIGDFNEVRSEEERMMSRFDSQSALIFNRFIGELGLVEYQMGGYKYTYMSEDGKNLSKIDRTLVCDAFMEKWPEARFEALGRHLSDHCPIALCCAKVDFGPIPFRFYNSWLEDEGIDEVVKKNTVGQESENNNMKKLANILKKLKIDLKEWRKKVKTREEKEIKETEIEVESIEKIAEERILTTQEKERRVKGRWKIKITRGKDYKILNKKQS; encoded by the coding sequence ATGAACTATTTAGCCATAAACATAAGAGGTACTAGGAGTGCAGAGAAGCCACTGTGGATTAGTAAATTGGTAAAAGAAAACAGAATCTCGTTTTTATGTATGCAAGAGACACAAGTGTCAAACGTGGACGAGATAACCATCGGAAGGTTTTGGGGAAAGCCAGATATGGAGTGCGAGACGGTGGACTCTAGGGGCAGGTCAGGGGGCCTAGTTTCGGTATGGGACCCAGGTGTATTCACAAAACAGGATGTGATAAAGCATGATTCATTTTTGTTAGTGGGTGGTGTTATAGCAGGCAGTCGAGAAAGAATAAATGTAGTAAATGTGTACGCACCATGTGATGTGATCAGGAGAAGAACATTATGGAATGAACTAAAAGAGTTAAAAGACAATAATACCAGCGGCTTATGGATAATGATCGGAGACTTTAATGAAGTCAGAAGTGAGGAAGAGAGAATGATGTCGAGATTCGACAGCCAAAGTGCACTAATTTTTAACAGATTCATCGGAGAATTGGGGCTTGTAGAATACCAAATGGGAGGGTACAAATATACGTACATGTCAGAAGACGGAAAGAACTTAAGCAAGATAGACCGTACTCTTGTCTGTGATGCGTTTATGGAGAAATGGCCAGAAGCGAGATTTGAAGCACTCGGAAGACACCTGTCAGATCACTGCCCGATCGCTCTTTGCTGCGCTAAAGTGGATTTTGGACCAATACCATTCAGGTTCTACAATAGTTGGTTGGAAGACGAAGGGATAGATGAAGTGGTGAAAAAGAATACTGTGGGACAGGAGAGTGAAAACAATAACATGAAGAAGTTGGCGAATATTCTTAAAAAACTAAAGATTGATTTAAAAGAATGGAGAAAGAAAGTAAAGACACGAGAAGAAAAGGAGATCAAGGAGACGGAAATAGAGGTGGAATCTATTGAAAAGATAGCGGAAGAACGGATTCTAACGACACAAGAGAAGGAAAGAAGAGTAAAAGGGAGATGGAAGATAAAAATTACGAGAGGAAAAGATTACAAGATCTTAAACAAAAAGCAAAGCTAA